From the genome of Gloeocapsopsis sp. IPPAS B-1203, one region includes:
- a CDS encoding ROK family protein encodes MSAAPDLPLPQVIGIDLGGTAIKLGRFAQDGTCLASLSVATPQPATPHAVIEAMVDAIAQIDPDRQCQAIGIGTPGPVDVSGRISTVAINLHNWRDVPLADWLEAKTDLPVVLANDANCAGLGEAWLGAGQHFSNLILLTLGTGVGGAVILDGNLFVGHMGTAAELGLITLNIDGPPCNSGNYGSLEQYVSVQAIRRRTGLEPAQLGALAKVGDIDALTFWQQYGKELGAGLASLIYVLTPEAIIIGGGVSASAEFFFPSIHAEIECRVLPSSRTGLKILTAKLGNQAGIVGAAKLAWNRLEEEN; translated from the coding sequence CCAGATTTACCTTTACCCCAGGTAATCGGAATTGACTTGGGTGGAACCGCAATTAAACTTGGGAGGTTTGCTCAGGATGGTACTTGTTTAGCATCGTTGAGTGTAGCTACTCCTCAACCTGCAACACCACACGCTGTCATAGAGGCTATGGTGGATGCGATCGCTCAAATTGATCCCGATCGGCAATGTCAGGCGATCGGTATTGGTACTCCAGGTCCTGTTGATGTGTCGGGACGAATTTCTACAGTCGCAATTAATCTGCACAACTGGCGTGATGTTCCCTTGGCAGATTGGTTAGAAGCTAAAACAGATCTTCCTGTTGTTCTTGCAAATGATGCTAACTGTGCGGGATTAGGAGAAGCTTGGTTAGGTGCAGGACAACACTTTAGTAACTTAATTCTATTAACACTAGGAACTGGTGTTGGTGGTGCAGTCATTCTTGATGGCAATCTTTTTGTCGGACATATGGGAACTGCTGCGGAACTGGGCTTAATTACCCTCAACATTGATGGTCCACCGTGTAATAGTGGTAACTATGGTTCGTTAGAGCAGTATGTATCAGTCCAAGCAATTCGTCGCCGCACCGGACTCGAACCCGCGCAACTTGGCGCACTTGCCAAAGTAGGAGATATAGATGCATTGACTTTTTGGCAGCAGTATGGTAAAGAGTTAGGCGCAGGTTTAGCGAGCTTGATTTATGTTTTGACCCCCGAAGCAATTATTATTGGTGGCGGTGTAAGTGCGAGCGCAGAGTTTTTCTTTCCCAGCATTCACGCTGAAATTGAATGTCGGGTACTACCTAGTTCTCGCACTGGCTTAAAAATCCTCACCGCCAAATTAGGTAATCAAGCTGGAATAGTAGGCGCTGCTAAGCTTGCATGGAACAGGTTAGAGGAAGAGAATTAA